In Bombina bombina isolate aBomBom1 chromosome 6, aBomBom1.pri, whole genome shotgun sequence, a single genomic region encodes these proteins:
- the LOC128664628 gene encoding olfactory receptor 1C1-like, translating to MMDNKTFHKDFNILAFSTNSEKHHLFIVFLLIYLTGILGNLIIIAVILMDSHLHTPMYFFLCNLSFVDICYTTVTLPKLMDILLTGNNSMSFIDCFTQLYFFIFIGSIEVLLLSSMAYERYIAICNPLQYHLIMHKKKLVLLLVGIWIYGCGNSMFVTIVASNLNLCHSNTIQQFFCNVKALANISCSEQGFNIIIYVETLLLGLSPLLLSLTSYAKILKIIVHIKSDSGRKQTFSTCTSHLIVLFLFYGTILCMYMRPPSKHTDVLDQMFSVLYAAVAPMLNPLIYSLRNKEVKSAMMRIVTMKN from the coding sequence ATGATGGATAACAAAACATTCCATAAAGACTTCAACATTTTAGCATTTTCTACTAACAGTGAGAAGCACCACCTTTTCATTGTCTTCTTGCTGATCTACTTAACTGGAATACTTGGAAATCTTATCATTATTGCAGTGATTTTAATGGATTCTCACTTACATACcccaatgtatttttttctttgcaacTTGTCTTTTGTAGACATTTGTTACACCACAGTTACTCTTCCTAAACTGATGGATATTTTACTGACTGGAAACAATTCAATGTCCTTCATTGACTGCTTCACTCAGCTGTACTTCTTCATTTTTATTGGTAGCATAGAGGTCCTTTTATTGTCTTCTATGGCTTATGAGCGTTATATTGCTATCTGTAACCCTTTACAATACCACCTTATTATGCATAAGAAAAAGCTTGTCCTGCTTTTGGTAGGCATATGGATATATGGATGCGGAAATTCAATGTTTGTTACCATAGTTGCTTCCAATTTAAATCTGTGTCATTCAAATACAATTCAGCAGTTTTTCTGCAATGTTAAGGCTCTGGCAAACATCTCTTGTTCTGAACAAGGATTTAACATTATAATTTATGTTGAGACATTGCTTCTTGGACTCAGTCCACTGTTGCTAAGTTTAACTTCGTATGCCAAAATCTTAAAAATTATCGTTCACATTAAGTCTGATAGTGGGAGAAAGCAAACCTTTTCCACTTGCACATCCCATCTAATTGTACTTTTTCTTTTCTATGGCACTATTCTTTGCATGTATATGAGACCACCTTCAAAACATACAGATGTTTTGGACCAGATGTTCTCAGTATTATATGCTGCTGTTGCACCCATGCTAAATCCACTGATATATAGTCTAAGgaacaaagaggtaaaaagtgctaTGATGAGAATTGTCACAATGAAAAACTAG